The genomic region AAAGGTTTATCGGATTTCTTTTTAGCTCTTTTGTAAGTCATCGATATGGGTTTTCCTTTTGGTTTTTGTACTAAACCTGGTGCGCCATGGTTTTTAAATTGACGCTGCCAGGCCAAGATTATCCCATCATTGGGAATGTTGAAAAATAAACAGGCCTGACTCAAAGATAAACACTTCTGATCAATGGTACGTATAACTTTTAGCTTAAAATCGGAACTGTAATTCTGATTCTTACGGGATAACAGACCTTCTTTTCCATACTTAAGATAGAAGTTTATCCATCTTCCAAGATTAGTTTTACTAATTTCTTGCTCCTGAGCAACTGAGCCCTTTGAGCGGTTTTTATTTAATACTTCTTCTACACAATGAAGTTTAAATTCATAATTGTACTTGACTTTTCTTTCCATAAAAAATGCCCCCAAATAGTGTCTAACTTTTTGGGGGCAGTTCATTTAAGTCCCTTTTTTCGTTTATATCCCTATTAGAAGTTAGGGCTTAAGTTGTATTTCTTATAGAAATTATCCAGCGCTTCCAATACCTCATCTTCGTTGTCTACCACGCGGAAAAGATCTAAATCAGCTGGATTGGCATTGGCGTGTTTTTCAATGATCACTGTTTTGATCCACTCCAATAAACCGGACCAGAAATCACGACCTACCAGGATAATCGGGAATTTTCCGATTTTTTTGGTCTGAATTAAAGTGATGGCTTCAAATAATTCGTCTAGTGTTCCAAATCCACCCGGCATGACCACAAATCCCTGAGAGTATTTTACAAACATTACTTTGCGTACAAAGAAATAGTCGAACTGTAGGTTTTTATCGCGGTCGATATACGGATTGAAATGTTGTTCAAACGGCAATTCAATGTTTAAACCTACCGAAGTTCCACCGCCAAAATGCGCCCCTTTATTTCCGGCTTCCATAATTCCGGGACCGCCACCGGTAATCACACCATAACCCGCTTTACTGATTTTGTAGGCAATTTTTTCAGCCAATAGGTAGTATTTATCTTCCGGTTTGGTTCGGGCCGATCCGAAAATCGATACACAAGGACCAATTCGTCCCATCGTTTCATAG from Flavobacterium sp. WV_118_3 harbors:
- a CDS encoding transposase gives rise to the protein MNCPQKVRHYLGAFFMERKVKYNYEFKLHCVEEVLNKNRSKGSVAQEQEISKTNLGRWINFYLKYGKEGLLSRKNQNYSSDFKLKVIRTIDQKCLSLSQACLFFNIPNDGIILAWQRQFKNHGAPGLVQKPKGKPISMTYKRAKKKSDKPLTREEELLLENESLRAQVAYLKKLQALIQAEEAEQNKRHKP
- a CDS encoding TIGR00730 family Rossman fold protein; the encoded protein is MMKEQFENEDDRIQDKFKQKTWNEIRTNDSWAIFKIMSEFVNGYETMGRIGPCVSIFGSARTKPEDKYYLLAEKIAYKISKAGYGVITGGGPGIMEAGNKGAHFGGGTSVGLNIELPFEQHFNPYIDRDKNLQFDYFFVRKVMFVKYSQGFVVMPGGFGTLDELFEAITLIQTKKIGKFPIILVGRDFWSGLLEWIKTVIIEKHANANPADLDLFRVVDNEDEVLEALDNFYKKYNLSPNF